The genomic region GGTCCACTGTTTGAAACACCACGTTGTCCACCCAGTCCTGGCTCCACACCTGCCGTACTGTCGTGTATGGAATGAACACACATTCCCGGTCGTGAGAGTAGTAGGACGAGAGTTGGACCTTGTTTGCCAGCACGCCGATCACTTCGAACGATAATCCCTTGATCCGGATGGTTTCCCCGAGCGGGGAGCTATTGCTGAAGAGTTTTTGAGCCACCTTGTATCCCAAAAAAACGACGCGGCGGCGCTTCTCGGAATCCTCCTGGTTAATAAATCGGCCGGATTCCGGCATTTCACTCCGCATGATGCCATATTCAGGGGCAACACCACGTACCAGGGCCGAGGTCTGCCGATTGCCATAGGCCAGCGGCAAGTTCTCGACGTATTCCGGGCTTGAAAATTTAATAACGCCCAAATCCCTCAACGCGAGGGCGTCCTCCTCTTTCAAACGGATTCTTCTTCCAGCGCGCTCACCCCCGGCCTGCATGCTGGTCTGCCCGTTCCAGATCACCACGGTGCCATCAGAAAAAGCCCATTCCATCCCCGTCATCAGGGCATTATGAAAGCCGTTCCCATAGGCCATCAACAAAACCACCGTCATGATACCCCACGCAATGCCGAGCAGAGTCAGGACGGCGCGAGTCCGGTGACTGGTCAGTGCGTGAATGGCTTCTTGGAAGATGGCTTTCAACATAACAAGCGTTCCTCACATCTCGTAGCGCAAGGCCTCGATGGGCGGAAGTTCGGCGGCTCGGCGCGCCGGATAAGTCGAAGCGGCCACCCCGATGACGGCCAGGGAAGCCGTCGAGAAAATGGCGGTCTTCCAGGTGATGACCATCCCGACAAAGCGATCTGGCATGGGAAGCATGTTCACCAGACTCGAAAGAACAAACGCACCTATCAGGCCGACCGCGCCGCTGACGAGCGTCAAAACCAGCCCCTCGCTGAAGAACTGCCATTGGATGTTTCGAGCGGTCGCGCCGATTGACTTCCGTATTCCGATTTCCCGGGTTCGCTCCTTCACCGAGATGAGCATGATGTTCATGACTCCGATGCCACCCAGAATCAAGGTAATGATGCTTACCGCCGAGAAGAACTCCCGCATTCCTGTGACAATCTTGCTGAAAAGGGCCGTTTCAAGGGCGGTATTCCAGATTGGGAGCGCTTCAATATCTCGTGGATCGAAGTAATGCCGAGGGGCGAGGATGGTCCGAATCTCATTTTCAAAAGGACCCCCCCGCTCGAAATCAATCTTCCCTTCGGTTTCCAGAATCCGCACCAACTCGTTGGTCACCTCCTCATGGGGAGTGGTGATAATGATGTTGATGGTGTCGGCTGTATCCAATGGGCCCGAAAGAGGAAAATCTCTTCGCATGGCTTCATACGGAACAAAGATCCGGTTGTTGTCCGGGCCCATGTAATTCGACTCCTGTGACTTCTTGCGGATCTTTCCCACCACCGTGTAGGGGACCCCATTCAGCGTGACCTCGCTGCCTACTGGATCACGGTCTGCATACAGCTGCTTGCTGACTTCATAGCCCAGGATGACCACGCGACGTGCCTCCTCACTGTCCCTTTCGTTAAGGAGGCGCCCGCGCTCCACTTCGATGGTGCGAATCGGCTGGTAGACTGGCCACACGCCACTCATCCCGACCGAACTCGCATTGAACGCGCTTTTCACCTTGATCCCACCGCGCATCAGCTCGGGGGAGATGTCCTGCAACATTTTTGAATGCTGTTTGATAGCGTAGACGTCCGCGATTTCGAGTCGCACCAGGTGGCCGGCACGCGCCCCGCCCGCCTGCATGCTGGTCCGGCCGCTGAAAACGATCGCAATGTTCTTTCCCAGCTCCAGCAAAACCTTCTGGTTGCCGCGCTGAAACCCTTCACTGACGGCCGACAGGATGACGAGCGAAATCACGCCCCACAGGATGCCGAACATGGTAAGAAAGCTGCGCAGCTTGTGTGCGGCCAGGTTGAACCAGATTTGAGTGAATAATTCGCGCATGGGAATTCAGTTGCCAGCAATCAGCTATCAGCGGTCAGCAAACCCCGCAGGTGAGCAATGGGGATTGGTTTCGAGTTTCAAGCGGATCGGTATCATATTAAATTCTCTTGTCCTTTGGTCTCGCCCGGCCGCTGATCGCTGGCGGCTGAAAGCTGAGGGCTATCCACTGGCAACTGGGAACTGGCAACTCCCTTCTTCACTGCAGGACTACTTTCTCTCCCAGTCCTACCCCCTCCAAGACTTCAGTCTTTGTGCCATTGCTGACCCCAACCTTGATTGGCTTGCGTTCACGGCCGGTGCGGGCAACAGTCGATGCGACTTCAACCCAGGCTCTATGCTCGGCATCGTAAATGATGGCACTCTCAGGGACGATCAGAGTTCCCTTGTGCTCTTCCAGGACAATCTCCGCGTTGGCGGTCATATTGGCGCGCAACTGCCCTCCCGGGTTATTGATGGACACCCGGACTTCAAAGCTGATGACATTGTCTTTTTCGACCCCGAGCGGAGAGATTCGCGTCACTCGACCTTCAAATTGCTTATCCTTGAAGGTCTCCACCTTGATGCGCGCGGGTTGATTCAGCCGCACCATTCCGATATCGGCTTCGTCAACCTTCCCGCGGACGAACACCTGGCTGATGTCTCCCAACACCATAACCAGGGTCGCTTGAGCGCCCATGTTCAGAATGGAAGAGACCGGGCTGCCCACCTCGACATCGCGTGAAAGGACCATCCCCCGGATGGGAGAACGGATGGTGGAGTAGCTCAATTCTTCCTGGGCGCGATCGACATTGGCTTGTGCCTGGGCGACGTCGGCTTTTGCTTGCGCGATGCGGGCTTGGCTGATGCTCAGTTGGGAGTTGGCGGCATTTTGACGGTTGACCGCCATTTCGAGCGCACTCCTCGCGTCGTCGAGCGCCTGCTGAGTAATCAGCCCGTCTTTATTCAGTCTTTCGGCTCGCTCCTTGTTCCGGCGGGCAAAAGGCACATCCGGGCCTTCCGCTTCGATCTTGTTTTTTTCAAGTTGTGCGACTGCGGCCTTCAGGTTGGCCTCGGAACTCAACAGAGCGGCGCGTGCCTGCCGCAGTTGTGCTTCCAGATTATCTTTGTCGAGCTCAGCCAGGACCTGTCCTTCGGTGACCAGATCACCGACATCGACCTTAAGTTCCTTGATAATTCCGTTGGCCTTGGATTTGATTTCCACTTTGGAGATCGGCTCAATTCGGCCTGTGGCGACCACCGATCGCGCCAGGTCGCCTCGTTCCACCGCGGCCAGACGCGAAGGGTCGATGGCAGACTTCCCATGCGATTTTGCAGAGTAGGCAACGACCGCCAGTCCAGCAACCGCCAAGACTGAAATGACCACGATGATGACTTTTCTCGATTTCTTCTTTGCCATTTTTCCTCCTTGAGATAGGGCAACCCTCACCCCTTCGCCTCTGTCCAATTCATACGATAGCCTTACTCGAATTGTTCCGAAAATCTCAGGAATCAATCTCTTATAGCGGATTTCAAATTATCGTGAGACTTGTCGCTCATGTAAGTTGAGTTGCACAGGTTTTGGTAGCCGTGATCCCGTTTTTGGGGATCGCGGGCTTTTCCTGGCGGGTCGCACAAGCCCGGGATCCGCCAAAAAGCAGGCGGATCCCGGCCCCCCAACCGAACCACTTTGTGAGTCGCTCGGATTAGTCACTATGAATTGTCATCCTCGGCGGGATCTGAACGAGACATGACCCCGGTGTTTTTTCATAGCGTGACAAGGTTACCTTCTGCACGCCACACCAACCGTTGAGCAACACTCCCGCGTGTTGACTGGGAACTTCCGATAGCGAATCATTCAATTAGACGTGCAGACAGGCAATTAGTTCTGGAAAGCTCAAGAATTGTCTGAGGTTCTCACCGCTTGACATGAATTCCGAAACCAGAAAAGGGGACAAAACCGCAGTCCACCCTTTTTCGAAAATTCAGGAATTCAAGTACATGTTTATCCCTATTCGTCGAACAGATTAGATAGGGAAGGGATATTCCGTATGGATGTGGAATCCTCACGAGGAAAATCTGCCATCCGGGCAACGCATTCGAGAGTGTCTGCCTCTTGTGCGGGGATACCTTTAAGCCAGCGAGTGATGCGAGGGGAACAGAGAGAGAAACCTGATTTGTGTCTCCTGGAAGGTGTTATTCCCTCAAAGCTAATTTCAAGTACTAAACTAGGCTCAACGGCATAAGTTAAACCAAAGCGTTGAGTTGTGTGTTGAAAAACCCACTGGTTAAGGGCAGTGGCGTCTTCGAGGGAGTCTGTTGCAGCAATCCTTGCGATAGGAACAAGGGCCTTATCCTTCCTGAGTGCCAGTATATATTCAGAGGGGCGGGCCAGCCGCTCTCGCGGGTCTGCCTTCACATAGATGAGAACTGCCTTGATGATCATGGGACTGGCGCGCCATTCCAGCCAATCCTTGCTTGGGCTCCCCGCATATCCTGAAGAAACGCGGCGCAGCATTAAGAACCCGAGGTTTCCATGGGGAAAGGTCTTGAATACCTCCCGTAATTCCGACCAGTTCCCCGGCTCGAGCACAGCCGGGGTTATGAAGAACGGTGGCGGATGCCGCAAGAGGCGCGAGATCTTTTCTCGCCGTTCGCGAAGGGGCAAATGCCGCACATCCTTGCCGTTTACCTCGAGCAGATCGTAGGGCATAAATGCCACCAGAGACTTGCCGGGGGATTTTTTTGCAGAGCGCGCCGGATTGAGCCTGCTTTCAAGCGATGTTGCGGGAAGGGGCATCGAGTCTCGAAACGAGACGATTCTGCCCTCGAGAACTGTCCCACTGAGAAGCAGCAGGGCCGCCCGGCATATTTCCGGAAAAGACGGCATCATTCGGTCGCTGTCCTCGGACCAGAGGAAAACCGAACTGCCTCGCCGGATTAACTGCGCCCGGATTCCCGGGTATGCCCATTCGACCAGCCAATCTTCACAATGTCCCAGAGATTCTAAGGGCTGATCAAGGGGAGATGCCTCATGGAAAGGAAATGGATGCGCTCCCTCTTCCTCTTCATTTCCTAGTGCGGTCAGCCACGCGAAAAAATCCGCGGAGGGTCGCCAGTTGCCTTCGAGACGAAGCGAAATCGTTGTGAGCGGTAATCCGGATATTTGGGAAACCGACCGAAAAACATCCGTCGGACGGATCGGAGCATGAAGAGTACCTGTTAATAATTTATTCAGCAGGTACAGTTCTCCCAGATCCAATTCGCTCCACCACAGGCATATCTTTCGGCGCTGAGACTCCACATCGAGGCCTTGCAAGGGCGAAAGACGGTCCTCCATCCAGCGGCAGAGCGGAAGACTCGTGCGTGGATTGGCGTCTTGCGGCCGATAGACGACGAGCGCCGCGGTCTCCGCGAGGTCACCGACTACGTCATAAGATTCCTCAAACAGCCATCGCGCAATTGCGGCATGATGGAGGGCCCAATCGCAGAGTGTCCTGATCGTCACAAGTCGTCTGGGTCGTCGACCCAGCAGAAGGGAGAGCGTCCAGGCGGCATCTTCTGGAGGAACCGATGACAAGTGATCGGCGAGTTTCCGGGTCCGCTCACGGGTCGACTCTGTTCGAGTTAACGCTTCAATTAATCCGGCAAACCGTTTCATCGTGTGTGTCGTCAGTGGTTGAGTGGACCGGGCGTTGCGATCTCCAGTGGGGAGGCGTCAATGCCTTGTTCCCGAAGATACTGCACCATGAGTTTGCAATTGCCATGGGT from Terriglobia bacterium harbors:
- a CDS encoding ABC transporter permease encodes the protein MRELFTQIWFNLAAHKLRSFLTMFGILWGVISLVILSAVSEGFQRGNQKVLLELGKNIAIVFSGRTSMQAGGARAGHLVRLEIADVYAIKQHSKMLQDISPELMRGGIKVKSAFNASSVGMSGVWPVYQPIRTIEVERGRLLNERDSEEARRVVILGYEVSKQLYADRDPVGSEVTLNGVPYTVVGKIRKKSQESNYMGPDNNRIFVPYEAMRRDFPLSGPLDTADTINIIITTPHEEVTNELVRILETEGKIDFERGGPFENEIRTILAPRHYFDPRDIEALPIWNTALETALFSKIVTGMREFFSAVSIITLILGGIGVMNIMLISVKERTREIGIRKSIGATARNIQWQFFSEGLVLTLVSGAVGLIGAFVLSSLVNMLPMPDRFVGMVITWKTAIFSTASLAVIGVAASTYPARRAAELPPIEALRYEM
- a CDS encoding ATP-dependent DNA ligase (catalyzes the ATP-dependent formation of a phosphodiester at the site of a single strand break in duplex DNA); amino-acid sequence: MKRFAGLIEALTRTESTRERTRKLADHLSSVPPEDAAWTLSLLLGRRPRRLVTIRTLCDWALHHAAIARWLFEESYDVVGDLAETAALVVYRPQDANPRTSLPLCRWMEDRLSPLQGLDVESQRRKICLWWSELDLGELYLLNKLLTGTLHAPIRPTDVFRSVSQISGLPLTTISLRLEGNWRPSADFFAWLTALGNEEEEGAHPFPFHEASPLDQPLESLGHCEDWLVEWAYPGIRAQLIRRGSSVFLWSEDSDRMMPSFPEICRAALLLLSGTVLEGRIVSFRDSMPLPATSLESRLNPARSAKKSPGKSLVAFMPYDLLEVNGKDVRHLPLRERREKISRLLRHPPPFFITPAVLEPGNWSELREVFKTFPHGNLGFLMLRRVSSGYAGSPSKDWLEWRASPMIIKAVLIYVKADPRERLARPSEYILALRKDKALVPIARIAATDSLEDATALNQWVFQHTTQRFGLTYAVEPSLVLEISFEGITPSRRHKSGFSLCSPRITRWLKGIPAQEADTLECVARMADFPREDSTSIRNIPSLSNLFDE
- a CDS encoding ABC transporter permease; this encodes MLKAIFQEAIHALTSHRTRAVLTLLGIAWGIMTVVLLMAYGNGFHNALMTGMEWAFSDGTVVIWNGQTSMQAGGERAGRRIRLKEEDALALRDLGVIKFSSPEYVENLPLAYGNRQTSALVRGVAPEYGIMRSEMPESGRFINQEDSEKRRRVVFLGYKVAQKLFSNSSPLGETIRIKGLSFEVIGVLANKVQLSSYYSHDRECVFIPYTTVRQVWSQDWVDNVVFQTVDPSMQPRALKQVREFLAARYRFDPRDERALNFEDSVENNQIIGGITNGLKIVLIFIGTLTLMIGGVGVMNIMLVSVTERTREIGVLKALGARRPHILLQFLLEGLVITVLGGIVGMLFSYAVIWIIHSLPFLAGMLDDPTGRTDINLILSPDVLLAASGILAFVGVISGFLPALRASRLDPIESLRYE
- a CDS encoding efflux RND transporter periplasmic adaptor subunit produces the protein MAKKKSRKVIIVVISVLAVAGLAVVAYSAKSHGKSAIDPSRLAAVERGDLARSVVATGRIEPISKVEIKSKANGIIKELKVDVGDLVTEGQVLAELDKDNLEAQLRQARAALLSSEANLKAAVAQLEKNKIEAEGPDVPFARRNKERAERLNKDGLITQQALDDARSALEMAVNRQNAANSQLSISQARIAQAKADVAQAQANVDRAQEELSYSTIRSPIRGMVLSRDVEVGSPVSSILNMGAQATLVMVLGDISQVFVRGKVDEADIGMVRLNQPARIKVETFKDKQFEGRVTRISPLGVEKDNVISFEVRVSINNPGGQLRANMTANAEIVLEEHKGTLIVPESAIIYDAEHRAWVEVASTVARTGRERKPIKVGVSNGTKTEVLEGVGLGEKVVLQ